In Apium graveolens cultivar Ventura chromosome 10, ASM990537v1, whole genome shotgun sequence, the following are encoded in one genomic region:
- the LOC141690923 gene encoding uncharacterized protein LOC141690923, with product MRKLRPRTVPRIRDNNSALPGFAYTLELLEGSNTQCQEMMRLSRVSYIQLCKHFKQRGWLEDSRYSTVEEKMAIFLHVISHNDRFIKVKRRFQHSTQTIHKYFHEVLDGMMEFAKEMIVPTPSNQNSNVSRRQRELLKIFPVRAIGALDGTLVHAVIPVGQQLDIEDEEGASATKIC from the exons ATGAGAAAACTCCGTCCAAGAACTGTGCCAAGAATAAGAGATAATAATTCAGCATTGCCCGGATTTGCTTATACATTAGAGTTGTTGGAAGGTTCTAATACTCAATGTCAAGAAATGATGCGTCTTTCTCGTGTTTCATATATTCAACTTTGTAAACACTTTAAACAACGTGGTTGGCTAGAAGATAGTCGTTATTCAACAGTTGAAGAAAAAATGGCTATATTTTTACATGTTATAAGCCATAATGATCGTTTTATAAAGGTCAAACGTAGGTTTCAGCATTCTACACAAACAATACACAAATATTTTCATGAGGTCTTGGACGGGATGATGGAGTTTGCAAAAGAAATGATAGTTCCTACACCATCCAATCAAAACTCAAATGTTTCAAGGAGACAAAGAGAGCTGCTAAAAATATTTCCTGTAA GAGCAATTGGTGCACTTGATGGTACACTTGTTCATGCTGTTATTCCAGTTGGTCAACAACTCGATATAGAGGACGAGGAAGGGGCGAGTGCTACCAAAATATGTTAG